A single Pangasianodon hypophthalmus isolate fPanHyp1 chromosome 27, fPanHyp1.pri, whole genome shotgun sequence DNA region contains:
- the znhit1 gene encoding zinc finger HIT domain-containing protein 1 has translation MAEKKIAVRSQDPGQRRVLDVATRQRRLTRQLEALEKDNFQDDPHASLPPPVKRLPHFDENDEPGKRRKKTRGDHFKQRFRKNFQALLEEEELSVSEGPNYLTACAEPSKLPQRHFCAVCGFPSNYTCVSCGARYCCVRCLATHHETRCLKWTV, from the exons ATGGCGGAGAAGAAAATAGCAG TGCGCTCTCAGGACCCGGGCCAGCGGCGCGTGCTGGATGTAGCGACTCGGCAGCGGAGGCTCACGCGGCAGCTCGAGGCGCTCGAGAAGGACAACTTCCAGGACGATCCGCACGCGAGCCTCCCGCCGCCCGTGAAGCGCCTGCCGCATTTCGATGAGAATGACGAACCCG GGAAACGGAGGAAGAAGACCAGAGGTGACCATTTCAAGCAACGTTTCCGGAAAAATTTCCAGGCCCTGCTCGAGGAGGAG GAATTGAGTGTGAGTGAGGGTCCGAACTATCTGACAGCATGCGCTGAGCCATCGAAGCTTCCTCAGCGTCATTTCTGTGCCGTGTGTGGCTTCCCTTCCAACTACACCTGTGTGTCCTGCGGAGCTCGCTACTGCTGCGTACGCTGCTTAGCGACACATCATGAGACCAG gtgtCTGAAGTGGACCGTATGA
- the mogat3b gene encoding 2-acylglycerol O-acyltransferase 3b, with protein MATNRGDMNGTVAMGDEMEENGEKSQWKLFIEDISVLQLVLSFLLMGVSCLVLMIYLMFTPLWPIPTLYFTWQIFDWDTPEKGGRRTEFVRSWRVWKHFKDYFPVKLVKTAELSPSKNYILGCHPHGIMSMGAFSCFSTEAGGFGQAFPGMRSSLAILAGLFRMPLFREYIMFAGLLPVSKACLEYVLRQAGVGNAVVIIIGGAEESLASSPGVNTVVMKQRKGFVRLALENGADLVPVYSFGENELFPQVLLSEGSIGRRLQALFKRVMGFAPCLFTGGRWLLLPYRRPVTTVVGSPISVPHVCNPSEQQVDHYHKLYMESLSKLFHAHKTNCGLAETHQLRII; from the exons ATGGCAACCAACCGGGGAGATATGAACGGAACAG ttgcTATGGGTGATGAGATGGAGGAGAATGGAGAGAAATCACAATGGAAATTGTTTATTGAGGATATCAGTGTCTTACAGCTGGTGCTGTCCTTCTTGCTTATGG gTGTGTCGTGTCTGGTGTTGATGATTTATCTGATGTTTACTCCACTGTGGCCAATTCCCACTCTCTACTTCACCTGGCAGATATTTGACTGGGACACACCTGAGAAAG GTGGTAGAAGAACTGAATTTGTGAGGAGCTGGAGAGTGTGGAAACACTTTAAAGACTACTTCCCAGTAAAG ttGGTGAAGACAGCAGAACTGAGTCCCAGCAAGAACTATATTCTGGGTTGCCACCCGCATGGCATCATGAGCATGGGCGCGTTTTCCTGCTTCAGCACAGAGGCTGGCGGGTTTGGGCAGGCATTCCCAGGAATGCGCTCCTCTCTGGCCATCCTTGCTGGCCTCTTCCGCATGCCGCTCTTCAGAGAGTACATCATGTTTGCAG GCCTGTTGCCGGTCAGTAAGGCGTGTCTGGAGTACGTGCTGAGGCAAGCCGGTGTGGGCAACGCTGTGGTCATCATCATCGGAGGAGCTGAGGAGTCACTGGCTTCTTCTCCTGGAGTGAACACTGTGGTCATGAAGCAGAGGAAAGGCTTTGTGCGTCTCGCTCTGGAAAATGg GGCTGACCTGGTTCCAGTGTACTCGTTCGGGGAGAATGAGCTCTTCCCGCAGGTGCTGCTGTCCGAGGGCAGCATAGGCCGCAGGCTTCAGGCTCTATTTAAGCGGGTGATGGGTTTTGCTCCGTGTCTCTTCACTGGGGGACGCTGGCTGCTCCTGCCTTACAGGAGACCCGTCACTACTGTGG TTGGAAGCCCTATCTCTGTGCCTCATGTATGCAATCCATCCGAACAGCAGGTGGACCACTACCACAAGCTGTATATGGAATCTCTGTCCAAACTCTTCCACGCACACAAAACCAACTGTGGACTGGCCGAGACACACCAGCTACGCATCATCtaa